AGTTATTGCTGTGTTATTTGTCGGCGTAGATGTTTCCGCAAGTATAGAACAGGCCTTTAATGCGCTTGCTGCTGTTAATATTGGCGATACTGGCTATCTTTATGTCATCAACAACAGCGGAGACGTGGTATACCACCCAACGCTAGCTGTGGGAAGTGATTTGGTTAACACCAAAACCCCTGATGGCCAGCAACCTTTCCAACAGTTAGTCGACGACAAGCAAGGCAGTATTCGCTACCTTTGGGATAACGGTAGTGGGGAGCTTAGTTACAAACACGTTGAATTTGCTTATGCAAAAGAGTGGGGGTGGATTGTCGCTGGTGGCACTTACGAAAGCGAGTTTACTGCTGCTGCCGATGAAATGGCTTGGCGCCTTATGGTGACCTATATCTTTGGGGTGTTAGCCGTCATTCTAATTATCGTTTATTTGTCAAAGCGATTATTACTTCCTCTGCAGTTGTTGACTGACAAAATAGAAATTATTGGCGCTGGCGACTTAGTTAATCATGGCTTAGCCGTACAGCATGACAATTCGAAAAACGAAGTTGATCGCATTGAAGCAAGTATGGTTAACACTGTCGCTTCATTGAGAGCGCTAGTTAATGGAGCCTCTACTATTGGCGATAGCGTCAATGCAATTAGCGTTAGTGTATATGATAACGCTGAATCACAGCGAGTGACATCAAATCAACTCTCAGGTGAGTCGTATCAAACGGCTTCCGGCATCGAAGAAATGTCTAATTCCTATAAAGAAGTGGCCGAAAATGTCAATAGTGCAGCCGATAATGCGCAACATATAGATGACGCATCAAAAGCTTCTTCTGCGCATATGGCTGAACTGATGAAATCTGCAGATAATACAACGCTGCGCATTAACGATGTTGCGCAATCTATAGATGAGTTAAACGCTAACGTTTATGGAATTACGCAAGCTGTTGAATTAATTCGTGGGATCGCAGATCAAACAAACTTACTTGCATTGAATGCGGCAATTGAAGCGGCGAGAGCGGGCGAACAAGGGCGTGGCTTTAGCGTCGTCGCGGATGAAGTGAGAAGTTTAGCTAAGCGCACCCAAGAATCAACAGACGAAATTGAACCGTTAGTGGCGTCATTTTTGTCAGCCACACAAGTTGCAGCGAAGGGGATGTCTGTGGTGCTAACGGATATGGATATAACTAAAGATAAGGCGACAGAAAGCAACGAATTATTAGCCAATATCTCTGCGATGGTTGAGCAAATGAGCGGTGAGCTTACATCGATATCCGTTGCGGTTACTGAGCAATCTCAGCTAACGGACGAAATGGCAGGGCGCCAACAGGAGGTTAATCAAATTGCTGAATCTTCAGATACTAAAGCCTCACAAGTACTTGATTCAGCGAAAGAGCTAAACAGCTTGGCAGAGCAATTAAAAACCTCGTTAGCACAGTTTACGACCAAATAGGGCGATAAATTGTTAATGTGCTGGCTGCCTGTTTATACCGGGTTGCTAGCAGTAGGCGAAAGTTGAACTATTTCAGATAAGGCAAGTGCATTTGCTGCCTGCCTTATCTGCTGTTTCATAACTAAGAATGTTTAGCTGCAGAAGTTTAGCCTTGTCGAGCTAATTCAGCTAAACAGGGTTACCAACTATACCTAGTGTATTTGTGTATTTTTAAACTGAGTATATTAACGCTAATTACTTAGGTGGCCCGCTTAGGTTATTTGTTTAGGTTGACTGGTGTGGGCTAATTTGATTTTTTAGTGCCTCTTCTTGCTCTTGTTGGCAATATAGTCGATGAATCAACTGATCTTTATCTAGCCACTGCTGGTTCAGCCATTCTTGGAAATGGGCCTTAAACTCTGGATCTTCAAAATAATCACCGATCAGTGCTTGGTTAATGTCAATTGCCTCTATGTGAACAATCACTTTTCCCAGCTTTCCTTTAAGCATGTCCTTCATCACGTGACCGGGATTATCAGGGTAGAGCACCGTTATGTTGAGTACCTTATCAAATTGCTCACCCAGTGTGGCCAAAGTGAATGCAATGCCACCGGCTTTAGGTTTGAGTAAATAGCGAAATGGGCTTTGCTGGCGTTCATGTTTGCGCTTTGTAAAGCGCGTGCCTTCAACAAAGTTAATGATGGTTGTTGGATGATCGCGAAAAGACTGACAAGATTTTTTTGTGGTTTCGATATCTTGACCTTTCAAGTGTGGATTTTTCGCGACAAAGGCTTTGCTGTAACGCTTCATAAAGGGCATATCTAGCGCCCAGCACGCCATCCCCAAAAACGGGATTTTCTTTAATGATTCTTTGAGAAAAAATTTAGGCTCAGGTGTGTGTTGGCGGGCAACTTCGGCAATGACTAAAATGTCTAGCCAGCTTTGGTGATTTGCCAATATCAAGTACCAGGCGTCTTTACTAAGATTTTCTGCCCCTTTAATTTCCCATTCTGAGCGGTTGATTAAACGTAAAATCAGTGTGTTGTTGTATGTCCACAAACGATAAAAGGTGTGCATTGGACAATACAACAGTTGATGGAACGCCTTTACAGGGATGAGGGTTTTTAATAAACCACCAAGAAAAACTAAGGTACCGTTAAACGCTAAATTTAAACAAAATAAGGCAAAAGCAAAAGGCATTAAAATAAAGCTAGGCAATCCAGTTAGCATTTTTACTCCATCACTACTTGTTGATATCCCAATCATTATTTTAAGTTTATGGATAGTGTGAGATATCTTTCATAAAAATGTCATATTACCGATATTTATTTTAAACAGGTACCGTTATGTTTGTCACAAATGTACGCTGAAATCTTAGCTTAAAGAAATAATATTATTTAAAATCAAAGTCATAAGTTACTTATTTGTTTTTCACAAAGCATAAAAAAACCTGCCGAAGCAGGTTTTTTATTCATGTTTTATTAGCGCTGATGATTAAGCAGCATGCTCTTGGCTATCAGCCATTTCTGCTAGTAATGATTTTGCCGCAGGTAAATCCATTGGGTCAAAGTCATCTACATCGATTACTGCTTTACGACCTAACTCAGTCTTACGCAGGTGCTCGGCTTCACTTTCTGTGATGGCATTTGCTGCCAGACCTTGCTCAGCCACTTCATTTAAGCGGAAGAAAGGTAGCTTTTTACCAACAGCACGACACACTTTATCGTAAATTGGCTCGGCAGCAAGAATGTCGTCTAACGTTTGCTCAAGCATACCTACAACATTTTCTGGCTCGCGAGTTAAGTACTGGCCTTGACCAATACGGTTACGCGTTTCACATGGCGTTTGTAGGATTTTAGCGACAGCATGGTCAAGTTTGTCAGATGGTTTAGTTAACCAGCTACCAAATGGCAAGATAACCGCACGTAAAGCGACTGCAACTGCTTTGTTAGGGAAGTTGCTAATGAGCTCATCAATTGCAACTTGTGTTTGGTACAAGCTGTCTTCAACTGCCCATTGTAATACTGGTAAGTCAGCAGATTGACGGCCTTCGTCATTAAAGCGTTTCAATGTTGCTGAGGCTAAGTACAAGTGACTTAATACATCACCTAAGCGTGCTGAAATACGTTCACGACGTTTTAAATCACCACCTAGGGTTAACATCGCAATATCAGATAACATTGCTAAGTTAGAGCTAAAGCGTGTTAACAATTGGTAGTATCGGCGCGTACCGTCGCTGTATGGTGACTTAACAAAGCGAGAGCCTGTTAACGACATCCATAAGCTGCGGAAGATATTGCTTGTTGCAAAACCAATATGACCAAATAATGCGTGATCGAAATCATCTAATGCTTGTTTAAAGTCACTGTTACCAGCCGCTTCAAGCTCAGCTAAAACGTAAGGATGACAACGGATTGCACCTTGACCGTAGATAATCATGTTACGGGTTAGGATGTTTGCACCTTCAACCGTGATAGCAACTGGTGCACCTTGGTAGCCACGTGCTAAGTAGTTAGCAGGGCCCATACAAACGCCTTTACCACCGTGAATATCCATCGCATCTGTCACAGATGAACGCATTTTCTCGGTTAAGTGGTATTTAGCAATAGCAGAGATTACCGACGGCTTTTCGCCTAAGTCGATACCGCCTGTTGACATAGTTGTCACAGCATCCATTAGGTAAGCGTTACCGCCAATACGTGCCAATGCTTCTTCAATACCTTCCATTTTACCGATAGGTAGTTTGAATTGACGACGAATGCGGCTGTAAGCACCTGTGGCAAGTGCGATAGATTTAACGCCACCAGCACTGTTTGAAGGTAAGGTAATAGCACGGCCGACAGACAAACATTCAACTAGCATACGCCAGCCTTGACCAGCCATTTTCGGGCCACCGATGATGTAATCAAGTGGTACAAAAACTTCTTCACCTTGTGTCGGGCCATTTTGGAACGGCACGTTAAGTGGGAAGTGACGACGACCAGTAATCACACCGTCAAGATCTGTAGGGATCAGGGCACAAGTAATACCTAGGTCTTCTTCTTCACCGATTAATCCATCTGGATCGTACAACTTAAAAGCAAGGCCAAGTACTGTAGCTACAGGTGCAAGTGTAATGTAACGCTTGTCCCATGTTAGCTTCATGCCTAGTACTTCTTCGCCGTCAAATTCGCCTTTGCAAACAATACCAAAATCAGGAATTGAGCCTGCATCAGAGCCAGCTTCCGGACTGGTTAACGCAAAACACGGAATTTCTTGGCCATTAACTAGGCGAGGTAAGTAGTAGTCTTGTTGT
This Thalassotalea euphylliae DNA region includes the following protein-coding sequences:
- a CDS encoding methyl-accepting chemotaxis protein, producing MLTKFSRLSLTLQLAVATTIAIVLLVIVAGYISITQSASALLAVEQKTLREEVNTTTSLLSTPYNALTPVVHKFARELRTEFDGEFTFDRQSTARIAGIDVPMLLNDGTAITNDFTKLDAFTKRWDVPATVFQRVKGGFLRVSTSLKTNSGERAYGTWLSKDHMGYQTILSGKSYVGYANLFGKHFLTQYDPVVVNGEVIAVLFVGVDVSASIEQAFNALAAVNIGDTGYLYVINNSGDVVYHPTLAVGSDLVNTKTPDGQQPFQQLVDDKQGSIRYLWDNGSGELSYKHVEFAYAKEWGWIVAGGTYESEFTAAADEMAWRLMVTYIFGVLAVILIIVYLSKRLLLPLQLLTDKIEIIGAGDLVNHGLAVQHDNSKNEVDRIEASMVNTVASLRALVNGASTIGDSVNAISVSVYDNAESQRVTSNQLSGESYQTASGIEEMSNSYKEVAENVNSAADNAQHIDDASKASSAHMAELMKSADNTTLRINDVAQSIDELNANVYGITQAVELIRGIADQTNLLALNAAIEAARAGEQGRGFSVVADEVRSLAKRTQESTDEIEPLVASFLSATQVAAKGMSVVLTDMDITKDKATESNELLANISAMVEQMSGELTSISVAVTEQSQLTDEMAGRQQEVNQIAESSDTKASQVLDSAKELNSLAEQLKTSLAQFTTK
- a CDS encoding acyltransferase, with the protein product MLTGLPSFILMPFAFALFCLNLAFNGTLVFLGGLLKTLIPVKAFHQLLYCPMHTFYRLWTYNNTLILRLINRSEWEIKGAENLSKDAWYLILANHQSWLDILVIAEVARQHTPEPKFFLKESLKKIPFLGMACWALDMPFMKRYSKAFVAKNPHLKGQDIETTKKSCQSFRDHPTTIINFVEGTRFTKRKHERQQSPFRYLLKPKAGGIAFTLATLGEQFDKVLNITVLYPDNPGHVMKDMLKGKLGKVIVHIEAIDINQALIGDYFEDPEFKAHFQEWLNQQWLDKDQLIHRLYCQQEQEEALKNQISPHQST
- the fadE gene encoding acyl-CoA dehydrogenase FadE, whose protein sequence is METLIWFASAIALSWFMAYTRAALTTYTLVFGILMVVGSVFNVVSLVGWLIFAAIALPLNMTSFRKEYISKPLLKMFKGIMPEMSRTEKEAIDAGTTWFEADLFRGNPDWQKLHNFPKPRLSAEEQAFLDGPVEQVCKMVDDWDTTHDRADLSPEIWQYLKDNKFFAMIIKKEFGGLEFSAYAQSRVLQKLTGASSVLASTVGVPNSLGPGELLQHYGTKEQQDYYLPRLVNGQEIPCFALTSPEAGSDAGSIPDFGIVCKGEFDGEEVLGMKLTWDKRYITLAPVATVLGLAFKLYDPDGLIGEEEDLGITCALIPTDLDGVITGRRHFPLNVPFQNGPTQGEEVFVPLDYIIGGPKMAGQGWRMLVECLSVGRAITLPSNSAGGVKSIALATGAYSRIRRQFKLPIGKMEGIEEALARIGGNAYLMDAVTTMSTGGIDLGEKPSVISAIAKYHLTEKMRSSVTDAMDIHGGKGVCMGPANYLARGYQGAPVAITVEGANILTRNMIIYGQGAIRCHPYVLAELEAAGNSDFKQALDDFDHALFGHIGFATSNIFRSLWMSLTGSRFVKSPYSDGTRRYYQLLTRFSSNLAMLSDIAMLTLGGDLKRRERISARLGDVLSHLYLASATLKRFNDEGRQSADLPVLQWAVEDSLYQTQVAIDELISNFPNKAVAVALRAVILPFGSWLTKPSDKLDHAVAKILQTPCETRNRIGQGQYLTREPENVVGMLEQTLDDILAAEPIYDKVCRAVGKKLPFFRLNEVAEQGLAANAITESEAEHLRKTELGRKAVIDVDDFDPMDLPAAKSLLAEMADSQEHAA